One stretch of Thiomicrorhabdus sp. DNA includes these proteins:
- the ribD gene encoding bifunctional diaminohydroxyphosphoribosylaminopyrimidine deaminase/5-amino-6-(5-phosphoribosylamino)uracil reductase RibD has product MQHEFSAEERQYMQLALSLAEKGLYSTKPNPAVGCVLVKNGEIVGTGWHRKAGELHAERLAMAEAGEKSVGATAYVTLEPCSHYGRTPPCADGLIEAGVEQVIVAARDPNPLVAGRGIERLSDAGIHVAVGLFEKEALALNRGFIKRMQSGLPYVSLKMASSLDGRTAMANGESKWITGEASRLEVHKMRARCGALITGIGTILADDPSMTVRLPDELLREMNLEAESCHPIRVVLDPNLSMPLDAKMLHQPGRTILMTSKQTVEANPSLVAQFHANQVELVAVASEEDHLDIESVLSYLAREEHINDVMVESGAIVAGAFIASGHVDELHCFIAPSLLGDQARPMFVLPELQTMDDKIQLEIESAERFGDDIRLILKKAQ; this is encoded by the coding sequence ATGCAACATGAATTTTCTGCCGAAGAGCGGCAGTACATGCAGTTGGCCCTTTCTCTGGCGGAGAAAGGTTTGTATTCAACGAAACCAAACCCGGCAGTCGGATGTGTTCTGGTTAAAAACGGAGAGATTGTCGGTACCGGTTGGCATCGCAAGGCTGGAGAGCTGCATGCCGAACGCCTTGCCATGGCCGAGGCGGGAGAAAAGAGTGTGGGCGCAACAGCTTATGTGACTCTGGAACCCTGTTCTCATTACGGGCGAACTCCGCCTTGTGCTGATGGTTTGATCGAAGCCGGTGTCGAGCAGGTCATAGTGGCGGCAAGGGACCCGAATCCGCTGGTAGCCGGACGCGGTATCGAACGCCTAAGCGATGCGGGAATCCATGTTGCTGTCGGGCTGTTTGAAAAAGAAGCGCTGGCTCTGAATCGTGGGTTTATCAAACGCATGCAAAGCGGGTTGCCTTATGTAAGTCTGAAAATGGCCAGTAGTCTGGATGGCCGAACCGCGATGGCAAATGGCGAAAGTAAGTGGATTACCGGTGAAGCGTCGCGGCTTGAAGTGCATAAGATGCGAGCCCGTTGCGGTGCTTTGATTACCGGCATCGGGACGATTCTGGCTGACGATCCGAGCATGACGGTTCGCTTGCCGGATGAGCTGTTGCGAGAGATGAATCTGGAGGCAGAGAGCTGTCATCCGATTCGAGTGGTTCTTGACCCGAACCTGAGCATGCCGCTGGATGCTAAAATGCTGCATCAGCCGGGCCGGACGATTCTAATGACTTCCAAGCAGACTGTTGAGGCGAATCCGTCTCTGGTTGCGCAATTCCATGCGAATCAGGTTGAACTGGTTGCCGTGGCCTCAGAAGAAGATCATCTGGATATCGAATCGGTACTTTCTTACCTGGCTCGGGAAGAACATATCAATGATGTGATGGTGGAGTCCGGGGCGATCGTGGCCGGTGCTTTCATTGCTTCCGGTCATGTTGATGAATTGCACTGTTTTATTGCGCCGAGTTTGCTGGGTGATCAGGCCAGACCGATGTTTGTTTTGCCCGAATTGCAGACGATGGACGATAAAATTCAATTGGAAATTGAATCGGCGGAGCGTTTCGGCGACGATATACGTCTGATTTTGAAAAAGGCTCAATAA
- a CDS encoding riboflavin synthase: protein MFTGIIQAEGRIEKIEPRDGDWKVTIGVGKLDMSDVEIGDSIAASGICLTAIEFGKDYYVADVSGETLEVTSARSWEVGTPVNLEKALRLQDRLGGHLVSGHVDGVGEVVSIQQDGRSWRYELEAPRALCRYIAAKGSICINGISLTVNKVDGCKFDVNIVPHTRQETTIKYLQTGSSVNLEVDLLARYLERMMTAPQDEKASAITPEFLAKNGFK from the coding sequence ATGTTTACAGGAATTATTCAAGCGGAAGGGCGAATTGAGAAAATCGAACCGCGTGATGGTGATTGGAAAGTTACCATTGGGGTCGGTAAGCTGGATATGAGCGATGTTGAGATCGGAGACAGTATTGCTGCGAGCGGAATTTGTCTGACGGCCATCGAATTCGGCAAGGATTATTATGTCGCGGATGTTTCCGGAGAAACGCTGGAGGTGACGAGTGCGAGATCCTGGGAAGTCGGTACACCGGTAAATCTGGAAAAAGCGCTACGCTTGCAGGATCGTCTGGGCGGGCATCTGGTCAGTGGTCATGTTGACGGGGTGGGTGAAGTGGTTTCAATTCAGCAGGATGGGCGTTCGTGGCGCTACGAGCTGGAGGCGCCGAGGGCATTATGTCGTTATATTGCTGCCAAGGGATCGATTTGCATCAACGGTATCAGCCTGACGGTGAATAAGGTTGACGGTTGTAAATTCGACGTTAATATCGTGCCGCATACCCGGCAGGAAACCACGATTAAATATCTGCAGACCGGTTCCAGTGTCAATTTAGAGGTGGATTTGCTGGCACGTTATCTGGAACGTATGATGACGGCTCCGCAAGATGAAAAAGCCTCTGCAATTACCCCTGAATTTTTAGCAAAGAATGGATTTAAATAA
- the ribBA gene encoding bifunctional 3,4-dihydroxy-2-butanone-4-phosphate synthase/GTP cyclohydrolase II, producing MPLNTIEELIEDYRQGKMVILMDDEDRENEGDLLVPAQTVTPEDINFMARYGRGLICLTMTRDRCNQLHLPLMVKDNTDPHGTNFTVSIEAAEGVTTGISAADRAVTVRTAVAKNAGPADIVTPGHIFPLMAQPGGVLTRAGHTEAGCDLARLAGFEPSSVIVEIMNEDGSMARRDDLEAYAAEHGIKIGTIADLIEYRLQNEKTIERVSECKLPTEYGEFRLIGYQDVLEHKAHFALVYGQLNSDEAIPVRVHMLDTLCDVFGSRRPECGWSLQSAMKQVVEEGAGAIVVLRKHEEASELLDKIQGFQMKDLGVNAPENRYDDDTKTFGLGAQILSDLGLKRLKVIGSAMKMSALSGFGLEISETLSKKD from the coding sequence ATGCCGTTGAATACGATTGAAGAATTGATTGAAGATTATCGCCAGGGAAAAATGGTGATTTTGATGGATGATGAAGACCGGGAGAATGAAGGTGATTTGCTGGTTCCGGCGCAGACGGTCACTCCGGAAGACATTAATTTCATGGCGCGTTATGGCCGGGGGCTGATCTGTCTGACCATGACCCGGGATCGTTGCAATCAGTTGCACCTGCCTTTGATGGTAAAGGATAATACCGATCCGCATGGCACCAACTTTACCGTATCCATCGAAGCCGCCGAAGGCGTTACTACCGGTATTTCCGCCGCAGATCGTGCGGTGACGGTGCGGACTGCGGTTGCCAAAAATGCCGGTCCGGCGGACATTGTCACTCCGGGGCATATTTTCCCGTTGATGGCGCAGCCCGGTGGTGTGCTGACTCGCGCAGGCCATACCGAAGCGGGGTGCGATCTGGCGCGGCTGGCCGGTTTTGAGCCCTCCTCGGTAATTGTGGAAATTATGAATGAAGACGGTTCCATGGCGCGTCGCGACGATCTTGAAGCCTACGCTGCAGAGCATGGAATCAAAATTGGAACCATTGCCGATTTGATCGAGTATCGTCTGCAGAACGAAAAGACCATTGAACGGGTGTCAGAATGCAAATTGCCGACAGAGTACGGCGAGTTCCGTCTGATCGGTTATCAGGACGTACTTGAGCATAAAGCGCATTTTGCTCTGGTTTACGGCCAGTTGAATTCGGATGAGGCGATACCGGTTCGCGTGCATATGCTGGATACTTTATGTGATGTGTTTGGTTCGCGGCGTCCGGAATGCGGCTGGTCACTGCAATCGGCGATGAAACAGGTCGTTGAAGAGGGTGCCGGGGCGATTGTCGTGTTGCGAAAACACGAAGAGGCTTCTGAGCTGCTGGATAAGATTCAGGGGTTCCAGATGAAGGATTTGGGGGTGAATGCTCCGGAAAACCGCTATGATGACGATACCAAGACTTTCGGGCTTGGAGCGCAGATATTATCGGATCTGGGCTTGAAGCGTTTGAAGGTCATTGGTTCTGCGATGAAGATGAGCGCCCTGAGCGGGTTCGGTCTGGAAATCAGCGAAACACTGTCCAAAAAAGATTAA
- the ribE gene encoding 6,7-dimethyl-8-ribityllumazine synthase: MKMRTIEGNLTAQDMKIGLVIGRFNSFIVDHLVAGAVDTIVRHGGDEANIDKVFVPGAFEIPLAVQKMAQSGDYDAVVALGAVIRGGTPHFDYVAGECVKGLGQVQLNTGVPVSFGVLTVDSIEQAIERAGTKAGNKGEECTLAAIEMVNVLKQI, from the coding sequence ATCAAAATGAGAACCATTGAAGGAAACCTAACAGCCCAAGACATGAAAATCGGCTTGGTGATTGGTCGTTTTAACAGCTTTATCGTGGATCATCTGGTCGCGGGTGCGGTGGATACCATCGTTCGTCATGGCGGTGATGAAGCCAATATCGACAAGGTATTTGTTCCGGGTGCTTTCGAAATCCCGCTGGCGGTTCAGAAAATGGCTCAATCCGGTGATTACGATGCAGTAGTTGCTCTGGGAGCAGTGATCCGCGGCGGGACTCCGCATTTCGATTACGTTGCCGGTGAATGTGTAAAAGGTTTGGGGCAGGTGCAGTTGAATACCGGTGTTCCGGTTTCTTTCGGTGTTTTGACGGTCGACAGTATCGAACAGGCAATCGAGCGTGCGGGTACGAAGGCGGGTAACAAGGGTGAAGAATGTACGCTTGCTGCCATTGAAATGGTTAATGTGTTGAAGCAGATTTAA
- the nusB gene encoding transcription antitermination factor NusB: MKTMDSIQPGKGEEIIEKEKRVSPRSQSRRVALQALYQWQMTFEEPAVIIRQFQEDERLNHLDPELFKELFGQVVAQAEALDEVYGAYLDRAVSMIDPVERAIMRLGVYELKNKPEIPYRVIINEAVELAKRFGAEESHKYVNGILDKAAKQLRPNE; encoded by the coding sequence ATGAAAACAATGGATTCCATTCAGCCCGGAAAAGGCGAAGAAATAATCGAAAAAGAAAAGCGCGTTTCGCCGCGCAGTCAGTCGCGTCGCGTTGCGTTACAGGCTTTGTATCAGTGGCAGATGACGTTTGAGGAACCGGCGGTGATTATTCGCCAGTTTCAGGAAGATGAGCGTCTGAATCACCTCGATCCCGAGCTGTTTAAGGAACTGTTTGGCCAGGTTGTCGCTCAGGCGGAAGCGTTAGATGAAGTTTACGGTGCCTATCTCGACCGGGCAGTTTCCATGATTGATCCGGTTGAAAGAGCGATAATGCGTCTGGGGGTATACGAGTTGAAGAACAAACCCGAGATTCCCTATCGGGTTATCATTAACGAGGCGGTTGAGCTGGCCAAACGTTTCGGTGCCGAAGAGAGTCATAAATACGTAAACGGAATTCTGGATAAAGCGGCAAAGCAGTTGCGACCGAACGAGTGA
- the thiL gene encoding thiamine-phosphate kinase, producing MAKEFDLIDDFFVPLGEGGRQSEGEGQIGIGDDGAVISVPSGHQAVVVTDTLVCGVHFPPETSAFDIGWKALAVNLSDLAAMGAQPAFYSLALTLPNYDAEWLRLFALGLKASAEACFGKSIPLIGGDTTKGPLCITVSAQGWVADGQAVMRHTAKNGDHLFVSGFLGDAALGLKLAMPKFWGKIPVVSFVPEEEAYLLTALNRPEAGVAYAEILREFAHAAIDISDGFLADLGHILRRSSKQLGTDLQACIDLAALPTSKAMQRYLALTSDWTALLNGGDDYRLCFTVSADRVAALKEEAQRRGLPVFEVGVVRNRSQGAPRFELVRDRLDGGLLAEDFSVEGFQHF from the coding sequence ATGGCGAAAGAATTTGATTTGATTGACGACTTTTTTGTTCCCCTTGGTGAGGGTGGCCGGCAATCGGAAGGCGAAGGGCAAATCGGTATCGGGGATGATGGCGCGGTCATCTCTGTACCGTCGGGTCACCAGGCTGTCGTGGTTACTGATACGCTTGTTTGCGGTGTGCATTTCCCGCCGGAGACGTCGGCGTTTGATATTGGCTGGAAAGCTTTGGCGGTCAATCTAAGCGATTTGGCTGCGATGGGCGCGCAACCGGCTTTCTATTCTCTTGCTCTTACGTTGCCGAATTATGATGCCGAATGGCTGCGTTTGTTTGCACTCGGTCTGAAGGCGTCAGCCGAAGCCTGTTTTGGAAAGTCGATTCCCTTGATTGGAGGGGATACGACCAAAGGGCCTTTGTGCATCACCGTTTCAGCTCAGGGCTGGGTTGCGGATGGTCAGGCTGTGATGCGGCATACTGCGAAAAATGGTGATCATTTGTTTGTCAGTGGTTTTCTTGGAGATGCAGCGCTGGGACTGAAACTGGCGATGCCCAAATTTTGGGGAAAAATCCCGGTGGTGTCGTTTGTTCCGGAGGAAGAAGCCTATTTACTTACAGCTTTGAATCGTCCCGAAGCCGGTGTGGCCTACGCTGAAATTTTGCGGGAGTTTGCGCATGCAGCTATTGATATCTCCGATGGTTTTCTGGCGGATTTAGGGCATATTTTGCGGCGTTCTTCAAAACAGCTTGGCACTGATTTACAGGCTTGCATCGATCTGGCTGCCTTACCCACATCGAAAGCGATGCAGCGGTACCTGGCACTAACCTCCGATTGGACGGCGCTTTTGAATGGCGGCGATGATTATCGCTTGTGTTTTACCGTGAGTGCCGATCGGGTTGCAGCACTGAAAGAGGAGGCGCAACGAAGGGGTTTGCCGGTATTTGAAGTTGGTGTTGTCAGAAACCGTTCGCAAGGGGCGCCGAGATTTGAGTTGGTGCGAGATCGGTTGGACGGCGGTTTACTGGCAGAAGATTTTTCAGTGGAAGGCTTTCAGCATTTTTAA
- a CDS encoding 3-deoxy-7-phosphoheptulonate synthase, which translates to MSKYQTDDLRIKNITEVRPPRELHEQYPITEIASRTVYDTRQQIHNILSGRDDRLLVIIGPCSIHDPAAARDYAAQLKGQIEKFKDTLLIVMRVYFEKPRTTVGWKGLINDPDLNESFEINKGLGLARSLLADVNNLGVPAATEFLDLISPQYVADLISWGAIGARTTESQGHRELASGLSCPVGFKNGTDGGFKVAVDAIRAANNPHIFMSLTKEGHSAIFETTGNHDSHVILRGGNDGPNYEASFVADAVEHLQTAKVQDKLMIDCSHANSNKQHERQLIVAESIRDQLSAGNPHIMGAMIESHLLGGRQDVKPGQPLAYGQSITDACIGWDDSLQALQMLSDGVEARRKTIA; encoded by the coding sequence ATGTCGAAGTATCAAACCGATGATTTACGCATCAAGAACATTACCGAAGTTCGCCCACCACGCGAATTGCACGAGCAATACCCGATTACCGAAATTGCCTCGCGCACCGTTTATGATACTCGCCAGCAAATTCACAACATTCTCTCTGGACGAGATGACCGCTTACTGGTCATCATCGGCCCCTGCTCAATTCACGACCCGGCAGCAGCCCGCGATTACGCCGCCCAATTGAAAGGCCAAATCGAAAAATTCAAAGATACCCTTCTGATCGTCATGCGCGTCTATTTCGAGAAGCCGCGCACAACCGTCGGCTGGAAAGGCTTGATCAATGACCCGGATCTGAACGAATCTTTCGAAATCAACAAAGGCTTGGGATTAGCCCGTTCACTACTGGCAGACGTCAACAATCTTGGTGTACCCGCAGCTACGGAATTTCTTGATCTGATCTCCCCGCAGTATGTCGCTGACCTGATTTCCTGGGGAGCCATCGGCGCCCGTACAACGGAAAGCCAGGGGCACCGCGAACTCGCCTCCGGGCTTTCCTGCCCGGTCGGTTTCAAAAACGGAACCGATGGCGGCTTCAAAGTTGCCGTTGATGCCATCCGCGCTGCAAACAATCCGCACATTTTCATGTCTCTGACCAAGGAAGGGCATTCAGCCATTTTTGAAACGACCGGTAACCATGACAGCCACGTTATTTTACGCGGCGGCAACGACGGGCCGAACTACGAAGCCTCATTTGTCGCGGACGCCGTTGAGCACCTGCAAACGGCAAAAGTTCAGGACAAACTGATGATTGATTGCAGCCATGCCAACAGCAATAAACAGCATGAACGCCAACTCATCGTTGCCGAATCGATTCGAGACCAACTCTCTGCAGGTAATCCTCATATTATGGGCGCCATGATTGAAAGCCACCTGCTAGGAGGACGTCAGGACGTCAAACCGGGACAGCCACTGGCATACGGACAAAGCATTACGGATGCCTGCATCGGCTGGGACGACAGCCTGCAAGCCCTGCAAATGCTTTCCGACGGCGTCGAAGCACGCCGCAAAACCATTGCATGA